Part of the Vigna angularis cultivar LongXiaoDou No.4 chromosome 1, ASM1680809v1, whole genome shotgun sequence genome, ttttatttcgttGGTATATTTGCTATTAtataatgattttcttttatacatttATGAATTCTTTTACTTTCCTCTCTTGATATGAtatgaaaaatactttttatactagtttttTAGTAGGTATAAAAGCAGGGGTAtataaagttttcatttttttagtgtAAACTTTTACATTGGTTTTGTCTGTAATAAGTAAAAAAAGTTACCTTATTTACAATAATGTCATTGCATCATTTTCTATGCCTGGTGGATttgaacaagtataaaaagtcgctataaaaagtgtattttgcactagtgatgaTACCATATTTATCAAGAGTTTATTCTAGTTTATATTATCAGTCTTTGATACCACACGACTACACATTTAACATTTTGCATTTTCAGAACTTTCTCATATAGGATTGTTCTTGGATTTTTCTCTTTGCTGCCATGACTACAGTAAGCTTGGCTAGCATTTGATACTTCAATGCATTCTTGTAATCAACATTTTTGAGCTGGGtttaaattttttcagctcGATAATAAGTGAGCCAggttggattgactcactaagttaCGAACCTGTAATAAGCCGAATTTGAATTAATTCCAAATTACATATTCATAattcattattcattttttattacattaacaTAAGATTAGAGTTTCCATTAAATACATCAAAATTGTTAAATGAATTTTCTATCCAACATACTTCTAATCAAAGATTCCAACGATCAAATTAAAGATTCATATGATTAGAACCcgttgtaaatttttttaactcaatccaatgattaacaaaatgaaaatatcaatttttttcgAAATAATTAAGAATAGGAATCACAAACTCGCGCAAAGATAGGTTTGATAACCTAGAGAGAAAACCTCCCTTGTCTCTCTACCAAACTCAATTTTGATACTCACTTAAAGAGTGGGTGGATAACCCAACGAGAGGGCATAACACATAACTCATGACACATTGGTGAATCTGTTTCCTAGGCTTATAGGTGTTTTTCTCCATTCTCATAGATAAAAACCAAAATTACCAAGTTAAAAATGCATTCTCTACTACCATTTGAACTAAACTCACCAATCCATAAAGCACTTATAATACCAAACCTCCCAATCATACATATGAAATTTAACGTAAATATCAATTCAACACTACCACCAATTCACATTCTTAAACCAACCATTTCAAAATTACACACATCAAGGTTACAAGGTAGTTCAAATGAGTGATAAATCTACTCTTTTATGTTTCAAATggctttttcttttatcttcacAAATCACAACAAATCCCAACTTGTCAAATACACCAATTCAAACCAGTCAAGTCTAATTTACTAATACCAACACACCAATAATTcatgcttttggtaccactccaaaaagCCTCTTatcaatggaggtatcttatgtgtatataaactcatgtccatctcttattttatccgatgtgggactttgctTTTATCCAACATCCAcccctcaaacaaaggactatGACTCTTATACCTCCACCTCCCCTACAGGAGAAGTCTTTTTCTTGTCctcgagtacaccatggtcaacactctctttcttcattttctttacattttctgtTATAAAATAAGTGATTAATGTGAATCTGGTATACGAATGAGCAGATGGAGAGACAAAGTTTGTGTTGCACAAAATAGAAGGAATAGACGAGGCTAAGTTGGGATACAACATAGTTGGAGGTGCTGCCTTGCCAGACACTGCAGAAAAGATCACCATCGACACCATACTGAGTGATGGCCCCAACGGAGGCTCAGTCGTAAAGCTGAGGATAAAATATCACAGCAAAGGAGATGCTCCTCCCAATGAAGATGAGCTCAAAGCTGGTAAAGCCAAGAGTGATGCTCTTTTCAAGGTCATTGAGGCTTACCTTTTGGCCAATGCTTGAATTCATCTAAGTTATGAGCAAGGACCTTATGATATTACGTATTGAGTTTTATTGTGTGGAATGTATGCTTTAAGTTAAGTTGGTTTATAATATAAGAGTGTTTTTCTTATTTGCTTTGGCCTCAGACGGTGAGAGCTGATATCTCTGTATCTCACTTCAtgcataaattataataaaggaATGCAAATTTGCATATAAGTTTGAACTAGGGGTGGGCATAGTTCATCTAACTGAACTTGAACTGCAGTTAATTGTattgttttatacttaaaaaaactaaactgtttttactaaaaaactaattaaactattttacagttcagattaaaaaaactgaaacttaataattttagtatGGTTAACTAGTTAACACATGTgtctcttcatctttcttcgtctcttcatctttcttcgTCAGAATCTCTCTTTATCACCACTGCACCTCACACAGATTTTGCCAAGGTTCGTTGCTCTCTTCCTTCCTACCGCTGCCCATCCCGCCGTCGCCCATCCCACTGTCGCCCATCCCGCCGTCGCCTATCCCGCCGTCGACCATCCCGCTGTCGCCCATCTCCCTCTATTAGCCCTCTAGGGTTTCGTCATCGGCTCTCTTTTCGCTCCAGCGTCAATTTACATTCAATAAACACCTTTGGCTTCTTACCACAAACCACTCTCAAGGTTTCGAAACACGTTAGCTTCGATACCCCTCAAAAGCCCGACTCAATCATCGCTTTCTTCAATAGAAATGGATTCACCCACACTCACATGCAACGCTGACGAGAGGCTTTCGccaaagtttcaatttttacgCTCAAAAGGTGCTTCTGTTTCTGATATCGTTCACCTTGTTAATAGGTGCCCCAGAATCCTCGTATCCAGCCTCAAGAACAACGTGATCCCCTCCTTCGAATTGGTGAGAATCGAGAAGATTGAAAGAAGACAGTGGGTaatttgatttgatgaattattaGATTGAAGAGTTTTGTGAGTTGTTTCTGCACCGCTAGTTTGAAGCATAAATTGACCATTGCATTTGTCTATTTCCATTACTGAACGTGAAAGAGAAATATATGAAGAAGAGTGTTTTTGATGCAAACTGAACTGTACTGCAGTATgaactaaaaaaatagtttagttcagttatcctgaactattttttagttcagtgcAGTTTTGttgaaatagtttataattatctaTAGATTGTAATAGTGCAGTACACTGTAGGgcagtttgcccacccctagTTTGAACTTCTTGTTTGTCTTAATGAACTAATTGGATGAGAAGAAAGTTGATGCATTTTACTGCTTTGTAaatgaaaatacaaatttaactAATGCCTTGGCAGCAATGAGCAATGCATATGTGTAGCTTCCAAGCATGCTA contains:
- the LOC108326835 gene encoding pathogenesis-related protein 2, with product MTLIPPPPLQEKSFSCPRVHHDGETKFVLHKIEGIDEAKLGYNIVGGAALPDTAEKITIDTILSDGPNGGSVVKLRIKYHSKGDAPPNEDELKAGKAKSDALFKVIEAYLLANA